The Candidatus Binatia bacterium region CAGGATGCGTCGTTGTGCCGACTGGTCCGAGCGTGATGGTGCTTCCCGGCTACGGGAAGGACTTCGAGGAATTCAGAGCCGACGATGCGGTGTGCCGTCAGTGGGCGTGGCAACAGACCGGGGTGACGGCGGCACAGGCGTCGAACGACACCGCGGTCAGCGGAGCTGTCGTCGGCACGGTTGTCGGAGCGGCTGCCGGGGCCGCGGTGGGCGCCGCCTCTGGG contains the following coding sequences:
- a CDS encoding glycine zipper family protein, with protein sequence MRKSCFFPIAVGLLLTGCVVVPTGPSVMVLPGYGKDFEEFRADDAVCRQWAWQQTGVTAAQASNDTAVSGAVVGTVVGAAAGAAVGAASGHPAMGAAVGSGLGLLGGTAAGADRAAGAQWSVQHRYNNA